GGACAGGACAAGCGGCACTTTTGGAGAAACGTAGCAGTGGCTCGTATCGCAGGCGTCAATATCCCGACGAACAAGCGCGCGCTCATCGCGCTGACTTACATTCATGGCATCGGCAACTCGAAGGCTGCCGAAATTCTGGACACCGTGAACGTGCCGCATGACCGGCGTGTGAACGAGCTGTCGGATGCCGAAGTGATCCAGATCCGTGAAGTGATCGACCAGAACTATCTGGTGGAAGGTGACCTGCGCCGCGAAGTGGCGATGAACATCAAGCGCCTGATGGATCTCGGCTGCTACCGCGGCCTGCGTCACCGTCGTGGCCTGCCGGTCCGCGGTCAGCGCACCCACACCAATGCCCGCACCCGCAAGGGGCCGGCCAAGCCGATTGCCGGTAAGAAGAAGTAATCAGGTTTTCTGCCGGCGCGGTCCTGAGGCTCTTGCAGGGGCACGCCGCCGGCAATCAAAAGGCAAAGCAACACGATGGCAAAAGACGCAACCCGCATTCGCCGCCGCGAGCGCAAGAACATCTCTTCGGGCGTGGCGCATGTGAATTCGAGCTTCAACAACACCATGATCACCATCACGGATGCGCAGGGGAATGC
The sequence above is drawn from the Pyruvatibacter mobilis genome and encodes:
- the rpsM gene encoding 30S ribosomal protein S13 — its product is MARIAGVNIPTNKRALIALTYIHGIGNSKAAEILDTVNVPHDRRVNELSDAEVIQIREVIDQNYLVEGDLRREVAMNIKRLMDLGCYRGLRHRRGLPVRGQRTHTNARTRKGPAKPIAGKKK